From one Thermomicrobiales bacterium genomic stretch:
- a CDS encoding citrate/2-methylcitrate synthase produces the protein MTAAAAGLEGLVVAQTQLSSVNGTEGILTYRGYNINDLAGNVRFEEVMYLLWYGALPTRVQLDELSNSIHHHRQLSSDVLNTIRALPRTGAPIDSLKVGVTALGMEDANQDDLSHEGLREKATRLAAAMPTVLAAYQRLRNGQEPIAPDTELGTAANFLYMVRGEKPTQTQADAFNLYLCLLAEHSMNASTFTARSTISSTSDLYSAVTAALGSLKGVAHGGANMMAMNMLLEIHDPAKIEDYVDESLRIKRRLMGLGHRIYKTRDPRVNHLMKWSEKVANEVGDTQWYQLAHNMEQLTNHHPYFTERKLYPNVEFYSAPLLYNLGFPPDLMPAVFALSRIAGWSANIMEQMQDNRLMRPQAEYVGPAHQDFVPIDQRG, from the coding sequence ATGACAGCAGCAGCAGCCGGCCTTGAGGGTCTCGTTGTCGCGCAGACCCAACTAAGCTCGGTCAACGGCACCGAGGGCATCCTGACCTATCGCGGCTACAACATCAACGACCTCGCAGGGAACGTGCGTTTCGAAGAGGTTATGTACCTCCTCTGGTATGGCGCGCTGCCGACTCGCGTTCAGCTCGACGAACTGAGCAACAGTATCCACCATCATCGCCAACTCTCGAGCGACGTGTTGAATACGATCAGAGCGCTGCCACGGACTGGCGCGCCAATCGATTCACTGAAGGTCGGCGTCACCGCGCTGGGCATGGAGGATGCCAACCAGGATGATCTGAGCCACGAAGGATTGCGCGAGAAGGCGACCCGTCTTGCGGCGGCAATGCCGACCGTCCTTGCTGCCTACCAGCGCCTCCGCAATGGCCAGGAACCGATCGCTCCGGACACCGAACTCGGCACCGCCGCGAATTTCCTCTACATGGTCCGCGGCGAGAAGCCAACTCAAACACAGGCTGACGCATTCAACCTGTACCTGTGTCTGCTGGCCGAACACTCGATGAACGCCTCGACGTTCACTGCGCGCTCGACCATTTCCTCGACCTCCGATCTCTACTCAGCGGTCACCGCGGCGCTCGGCAGCCTGAAGGGCGTTGCCCACGGCGGCGCGAACATGATGGCGATGAACATGCTCCTCGAGATCCACGACCCCGCCAAGATCGAGGACTATGTGGATGAGTCACTGCGGATCAAGCGCCGGCTGATGGGCCTCGGCCATCGCATCTACAAGACTCGCGACCCGCGAGTGAATCATCTGATGAAGTGGTCCGAGAAGGTCGCCAACGAGGTCGGCGACACTCAGTGGTATCAGCTCGCCCACAACATGGAGCAGCTGACCAACCATCATCCGTACTTCACCGAGCGCAAGCTCTACCCGAATGTCGAGTTCTACTCGGCGCCACTGCTCTACAATCTCGGGTTCCCGCCGGATCTGATGCCAGCCGTCTTCGCGCTGTCGCGGATCGCCGGCTGGAGCGCAAATATCATGGAGCAGATGCAGGACAACCGGCTGATGCGCCCGCAGGCTGAGTATGTTGGCCCCGCGCACCAGGACTTCGTGCCGATCGACCAGCGCGGCTGA
- a CDS encoding DEAD/DEAH box helicase produces the protein MTAMLTREASVASFGDLRLRPETIQALTSMDITTPTPIQSRALRPLLDGRDLIGQARTGSGKTLAFGIPAIELADPRAREIQVLVLVPTRELAVQVGGVLDDLGRRRNLSTVLIFGGRAAGPQIAALRRGAPIVVGTPGRIVDLLNQGVMDISRLRMVVLDEADEMLDQGFAPDVERILKRAPRQRQTVLFSATVPGWVDETSRTYLDNPIHVSVDPRPEDSAPIDHVAYDIPDGDKLTALRDLLDHRGDGSIIVFGRTKHGVKKLARKLEEDGYPVGALQGNLSQNARDRVMEDFRSGKVQILLATNVAARGLDITSIDQVINVDLPESPELLTHRVGRTGRMGRKGQAITLLGPEDGPKWRQLERGLGRQITRATWRGAIAAMSDSPTPVAPRTSRPAAAIRREELPARRTPQPAAVLRREEPQVRPATSTRHDIVCSACGQRAEVPFQPDPSRPVYCAACFSPRRRPRR, from the coding sequence ATGACGGCTATGCTGACTCGCGAAGCGAGCGTCGCTTCGTTCGGCGACCTCAGGTTGCGCCCGGAGACGATCCAGGCGCTTACATCCATGGATATCACCACCCCGACACCGATCCAATCCCGCGCGCTCCGGCCGCTACTCGATGGACGTGACCTGATCGGACAGGCGAGGACCGGCTCAGGTAAGACGCTGGCCTTTGGCATCCCGGCGATTGAGCTGGCCGATCCACGCGCCCGCGAAATCCAGGTCCTTGTGCTGGTTCCAACGCGCGAGCTGGCGGTGCAGGTCGGCGGCGTGCTCGACGACCTCGGTCGCCGGCGAAATCTTTCGACCGTTCTGATCTTCGGAGGACGCGCAGCCGGCCCACAGATCGCGGCGCTGCGACGCGGTGCTCCGATTGTTGTCGGCACACCGGGACGCATCGTAGACCTGCTCAATCAGGGCGTCATGGACATCTCGCGCCTGAGGATGGTTGTCCTCGATGAGGCAGACGAGATGCTTGACCAGGGGTTCGCGCCGGACGTCGAACGAATCCTGAAGCGCGCGCCACGACAGCGCCAGACCGTGCTCTTCTCGGCAACCGTGCCCGGCTGGGTCGATGAGACATCGCGGACCTACCTTGATAATCCGATTCACGTCTCCGTCGACCCGCGTCCGGAGGACAGCGCCCCGATCGATCACGTGGCCTACGACATCCCAGACGGCGACAAGCTCACCGCGCTCCGCGATTTGCTCGACCACCGCGGCGATGGCTCAATCATCGTCTTCGGCCGGACCAAGCACGGGGTCAAGAAGCTGGCGCGCAAGCTTGAGGAAGACGGATACCCGGTCGGCGCGCTGCAAGGCAACCTCTCGCAGAATGCCCGCGACCGCGTGATGGAGGACTTTCGCAGCGGCAAGGTCCAGATCCTGCTGGCGACGAACGTCGCCGCGCGTGGTCTCGATATCACTAGCATCGACCAGGTCATCAACGTGGACTTGCCCGAGTCGCCGGAGCTTCTGACCCACCGCGTCGGCCGAACCGGCCGGATGGGGCGCAAGGGCCAGGCGATCACCCTGCTTGGGCCGGAGGACGGGCCGAAGTGGCGGCAGCTCGAGCGCGGCCTCGGCCGGCAGATCACCCGCGCAACGTGGCGCGGGGCGATCGCTGCCATGAGCGACAGCCCAACACCTGTCGCTCCCCGGACATCACGGCCGGCCGCGGCCATCCGTCGTGAGGAGCTGCCAGCGCGCCGAACGCCACAGCCGGCCGCAGTTCTGCGTCGCGAGGAGCCACAGGTCCGCCCGGCGACATCGACACGCCATGACATCGTCTGCAGCGCCTGCGGCCAGCGCGCGGAGGTGCCGTTCCAGCCGGATCCGAGCCGGCCAGTCTATTGCGCGGCCTGCTTCTCGCCCCGTCGCCGCCCACGGCGCTAG